A stretch of DNA from Prinia subflava isolate CZ2003 ecotype Zambia chromosome 9, Cam_Psub_1.2, whole genome shotgun sequence:
TACAGCCTGTTTCTACCTCTCTCCAAGCCTAATGAAGACAGTTATCCTTTTCCAGAAGTCCACAAAGAAGATAGCACGGTGCGTGCAAACAGCTGTACTGGAAAAACAAACTGCGACAATGAGCATTTTTATCCCATGCTCTGTCCTCCCCTAAGGTCTTTCTGCTgagtttctaattttttcctccaCATGTAAAACCTAATCAAGATGTTAAGTGGATCAGTATTTAATGTATCTTTCTGAAGAGGACAGCATGGTCACACTGTGGAGTGCTGTTGACCATGGCACAaccattgtttttctttctttcttttttttttttttaattaaagtgtTTGTATCAAAGTAtttaaagctggaaaaatagcaaagaaaacctgagatgcattttaaaaaaaagtaaacctCTTTGTGTAATTTCTTGCTTACTCCCTAATTGAAACTTCCTTCCTATGTTCTGGATATCTGTAAGCAGACAGTTTAAGTCTTTAATGCCATTCTTTCCCTCTGCAGTCTGGTTATTGTGTTTTCACAACAGCAGAATAACTGTTATTGCTGAATTGTAGAATAAATACAGGATATGTCACCGCTGACCAGTCATTACTTTCCTTCACAAGTATGACAGCCTTGAGCCAAGCACAATACAGAGCTCTAGTTTCTTTTGCCTGCCTGCCCTATTGTCGAAGGACTGACAGTCCGAACAGTGTGACTGGCTTTTCCTGGGGAGGCAATGCTTAGCACTAGATCCTCAGCCCAGATCCTGCAGGCAAATTTGCACTATTGCATGCACTATTGCTGCTTTTGAAGCTGCCTCTCACTGTaaggcacaggcaggagtgTAGGACATTGATATTACGCCTTGTGAGGTGCTCTTGTAGCTGTACACTAGTCACCAGCAGTTCCCTTAGTTCACCTCTTTTATGATTTCTGTGTTGTTTAtataatttttacttttgatTTGGGTTTTAGTTTTGGAGCATGGCTGGAGACATTAGTATGGAGTAGCAGGGGGAGCCTTGGGTTTTGTATCTGGGTAGCTGAGATACCAATTTTTCTCAAGATGCTCTGGCTGTGGCAGTAGCTGCAAAAGCCCAGCAGGTGAGGAGGCCGCAGCTCCTGTATgacccctccagcagcaggctgtGGTCTCTTGGGGGCCAGGACCACACGGAATCACATGCCAAAACTGCAGCCCAGCATGGGAAGGCTTACTCATGCTGCTAAGGTGGATGGCAGGGCAGTGAGTGTGGCTTCTCCTGCACAGGCTGGTCCATGCCCAATTTAGAAGCTGTCTTGATTCAGAACCAGACATATCACTTTAGCTCCCACTGAAGAGCAGCTGCCCCAAAAGCCAGCATGCGTTCCAGAAGATGGGGAGCAGGGATTTCTATCCAACAGAAAAGGCAGGCGCTGCTGGGGCTTTGCACTATGACCTAACATCTGGGCAAGCAGAGGCTGGGAACCACCACGAAGGGGCTTAACCCCCTcgctctgctgtgctgggctgtggcgTTGATGGTGTGTCCATCCCGCACAGCTCACTCCTGCAGTGCGGGCCGCACTGGGGGTCTGTGTGGCAGAGGGGCAAGCCTCAGAGCGCCTGCGGCCCTGCACCGACGGCAGGATCCCAGGGTGGGCCGAGACCGGGATAACATCTTAAAAAACAATAACCAAAATAAgtttaccaaaaaaaaccacaaaaaacacgGTATTGTGGCCATGTGGGTTCAGCAAAAACAGCTCGGCTGTGCCGCGGGGGTGAGCGCCGCCTCCCCGGGCCGCTGCGCAGCCCCCGGGCGCGGGCGCGGCGCCGCCCGCGCAGCCCCGCGCCGCCAGGACCCGCTTCCCCCGAgcggcggccggcggggcggcggcacTCACTGTTCCGGAGCCCACTCGCGGAGGCTGCCTGGGGCGGATCGTAACCGCGGAACAAAACAGAATgagtcaaaaaaaaaacccacccagctCCCTGGTTAATATTATCCCGTCTCTCGTCTCCGAGGGAAATTCCCGCAGCCAAAAGCGAGTGTTCCTACGCTGGGGCCGAGGCCGCAGGTTTTCCACGCCGAGGCTTTGCGGGGCAGTGCGGTGCGCCCATCGGGCCCGGGGACGAGCGGGGAACAACCCCTCCCTGGCTCAGGCCAGGGAACCTACAGAAATAAAGATGTCAATTTAGCATAATTAGGAGATTTATTTGTCGTCTTTTAGAAACTTTGTAAGCACCTACCCTATTGTCGAAAAGTTTATTTACAGAGTGGCCAGAAAGATACcccccctctctccttccagccCCCGTTAGTGGTTGTGCATTATTCGTGTTACCTGCGGCGCGCTGGGTCCCGGCCGACCACGGGCGCCGGTCCCAGCCCGAGTATTTACATCCTGTCCCAAGTCCTACTACAAACGGAACACTTTTAAGtcaccaaaaagaaaaacaaaaacaaaaccccaaaccagtgCGTACAAAAATATagtctctaaaaaaaaaaaaaaatcccaatattAATAGGCAGAAATGTACAGCCATACTAAAACCAGGGAGGGAAAAACTTTCCGGTCTCGGTGTCGCCGCTGTCGTAGGAGCGGATCGGTAAGGCACCCCCCACATGCAGACAGGGGACCGGGCTCTACACCACACAAGGCACCAAGGACACCTCACCACGACGGCACTGCATGCATCCATCCTCCCGCCGCAGCCCCTATGTACACCCGCCGCTCCGGCCCGCtccggcccgccccggcccgggggAGCCCCGCGGCGCCGCCAGGTGCTCGTcgcgccccgccgggccccgctccgctccgcgccTGCCGCGCtcggcggcggctccgcgctgGGTCCTGCGCGTCCCGCGCCGTCAGGGCGTCCGCGTCCGCGCAGCGCAGGGGGCCAGGGCGGCGgtgccgctcccgccgccgggCTGCGGGCACCcgctggcggcggcggcggcggccgcggctcctttcctttccttctggcGCAGGTGAATCTTGGTGTGCCGCTTCCTCTCGTCGGAGCGGGCGAACTTCCTGCCGCAGAAGTCGCAGGCGAAGGGTTTCTCGCCGGTGTGCGTGCGAATGTGGGTGGTGAGGTGGTCGCTGCGGCTGAAGTTCCGCATGCAGATACGGCACTGGAAGGGCTTGTGGCCCGTGTGGATGCGGATGTGCCGGGTGAGCTCGTCGGAGCGGGAGAAGCGGCGGTCGCAGCCCTCGGCGGGGCACGGGTAGGGCCGCTCGTGGACCGGCGTCTTGCTGGGCCGATTGGGGTACTTGCGGGGCCGCAGAATGGGCCGCAGCGGCAGGTGGTGCGGGCTGTAAGCGCCGGCGGGCAGCCGGGCGCCCGCACTCTCGCCCCCGCCGCTGCCGGGAGCGCTGCCGGGGGCGGCGCCCGCCGGGGGCGCCCCCATGGTGAAGTTGCGGATGGTGGAAAGCGGCGTGAGGGGCGGCGGGACGCGGAGCGAGTCgagggggcaggggaagggcttGCGGTCGGGGCCGGCGTGGAGCTCCCGCTGGCACTGAGGCGGCGGGAAGAAGCCGCCGTACTCGGGGATCATGGTGAAGAGCCCGCCGTCGGCCGCCGCCGCTTTCGGCGATGGGTAGGAGAGCGGCGGGGGAAAAGGCAGTGCCCCGCCGCCGGCGGCGGGCAGGAAAGCCGAGGAGGAGTCTTGCGGGTACAGGTCACCGCAGCCCGAGtagggcggcggcggcggcgagtAGAGATGCTCCAGGTCGGCTGGCTGGCCCTGTGCCATGGTGCAGCCGAGGGCCCCGGCCAGCGGGTTGGGGGAGGTGGCGGAGGCGGCGGTGGCCGAGGAGGCGGCCGAGGAGGCGGCGGAGGAGGCGGCGGAGGAGGGCGTGCTGACCCCCTGCAGGATCCCCGCGCTCACGATGTTGATGATGCCCTCGGGGTAGCAACCGGCGCCAGGGTACTGCGGGTCGATGGAGAATTTGCCCATGTAGGTGAAGGTCTGATTGCGGGAAGCCGGGGCGTTGGGCGCGAAGCCGCCACCGTAGGGCAGGTCCAGGGCCCGCTTGTCGCCCATGTCCACGTTGATCATGCCGTCTGGGGGGGCAAGGAGCAGGTCAGCCctccgcgccgccgcccgccggaCGACCGGCACCGGTCCCAGCcaccgcccgccccggcccAGCGCGGGGCTGCGGCGCCCACATGTTGCGCTCCGGATGCAACGGGGCTCTGCGCCGACCGCAACTTTCCCCCCCGAGCTGGGTGCGGAGGTAGGGCTGCCGCGAAGGGGCGGCAGGGATCCCGGCCGGGCGGCGGGAGAGCCCCGGGGAGGGTCCCGGCGCCCCGTCCCAGTCCGATCCCCGCCCGCGCCCCGAGTCTCCTccgcgccgccgctccccgcggaCGGCCCGGCCCGCACCTGCGAGGGCTCCGCTTACCTCCTGCCACACCGCTCATCTGGTCGAACGGCCCTGCCAGGTCGGCATTGGGGAAGATCGCGACCGAAGTTGGCAGAGCGGCGGAGATGTCATCCGCGGGGTAAATGCCCTCGGGGAGCTGGTGCACGAACCCACCGAGGGTCACCGGGATCTTGTCTACCGCCTTGGCGGTCATCATGGGGGCAGCGGGGCGGCCGGGGGAGCGGTGCTCCCGGCCGGCGGTGGGCACtcggggcggggaggggagggagaggagggggcgCTTCCCCCTGCCTCCCACTACCAGCGCGGGGGAACCGCGGGGAGCCGGCGCGGCATGTGCGGGCGGGCGGCCGCCCCGTCGCGGCGGTGCGGTGGCCGCGGTGCCCCGGGcgcgccgcgctcccgccgcaGCTCGCGCTGGAGGACAAGTCTGGCGGTAACTATTTATGGGGGCCCCCTGAATGCCCGGGACGTCACTGCCCATATAAGGACTGAGGAACGGGGCCCGGCCGTCACGTGGGCGCCCGCGTGCGGGACCCGCcggcccgcgcccgccccggcccccccgcTCCGCACACCCTGCGCGCCCCgcgggggcggcccggcccgccccgggcccgctcggcccccgccgccgcccgccgcgccgcccaGAGGGGTATTCCGGTGGCGGGGCCCTTGTCCTAAAAAGGAGAGGatccggccccgccccgcctgCCCTTTTAGGGCTCGTTCcggaaaattttttaaaaggctcggaaaagcagaggaggtcccggggccgccccgccaGACCCCGCTCACTTTCTCAGCAGCCTGTAACCGCAAAGCGGCGGCGGGTCAGGAAACAGCCGCATTCACGGAATAGAGCTTCTcctttctcaaagaaaaaagtaattttaaaacataatattttttttttctgaattacgGGTGGAAAGAGCCGCCGAACAGAGCGACTCGGCGGCGCTGCTTGTTTTGGAAAGTGTCTGATCTATATATACCGTCGCGAAAAAGGAACCGCCTGCTCCGCCGTCGCTGCCTTGTTATTGTATCGACGGGCACAAGCGAGGACGGGACCGCGAGGGGTGGCGGGGGTAGGAgctcccccctccccgccgccccaCCTCGTTCCGTTCTGACCCTAGCGCTCCCGCTTTGTCCAGTTCAACCTCTTGATCCCAGCTGCCATCCTCAGTAACAATTACACTCCcgcttttgctttatttccccATGATCTCCTCCATAACGAGGGTGTCAAACCAAAGAGTGCttaaattctggattttttttttcctccaaggtACTAAAAATAACCTCCCTTGTGCCTCCCTTCCCAGGAGAAGCCAATCTTTCATATGCTGTTCCCAAGCTTAGAGCTTGCAGCCCCTACATCTTCTTGCTGATGAGGGTGTCAGACgtaattatttttgaaagctgtATCCCATGTCACTAATCTCATTACTTGGGGATATTTCATCTCGTGGCTGTTTATTACTGCATTTAGGAAAGCAACTCTCACATATGGTCTGTAGCATGTGAGGCCCCTTTTCAATAgtctgcagtgaaaaaacaACCCATTGACAACCCAAGCAGCAGCAAGACATGGCAACATATGAGAGATATTATGACAGTGCATTCCTGTTCCAAAGCAACAAGCCAGAGAATACATAGGAAGGCTAAAAACACTTCACTTTCGTTTTTAACTGCAGATACCAATATTTCCAGGTCTGATTCATTACATCCTGTGCCACAGAAGAGGGGCATCCTTTTGGTGCATGTACTTACCCCTGCCTTGGCTCCCAAGCACTGTCACAGTGTCTCTCAGGACGCTCTTTATCCATGCCACACGTCACACCCCAGCTGAGAGAGGCTCTTTCAACTCCTCCAGCTCACTGCCTTTGGAGAATGCTCCAGGTTCGTTACTTGTCCAGGCACAACGGAGtccaggctggacagcagcatccctggaaaAATAAAGGGTTTAGGGGCACTTGCTAAGGAACAGTAGGCATAAACCTAGATATTTGCCTTGATGGGAGATCAGGGAAGTATGCAGAGTAATTAGTAAATATATAACAGAGCTTTTGAATGTAGATTTTTTGTTACCAGTCCTTTCTAGCACTTAACACACAGCCAATACAGTTTGACATATGAGATTTAGTTAAAAGCAAGCTTTCAGTGGGATTCtagatattttcattttaaaaaaccatCTCAATTTAAAggttaaatttaaaaacatgacAGAGAGACAGGTTCTGGGAAATTT
This window harbors:
- the EGR2 gene encoding E3 SUMO-protein ligase EGR2 encodes the protein MGSDVPGIQGAPINSYRQTCPPARAAAGARRARGTAATAPPRRGGRPPAHAAPAPRGSPALVVGGRGKRPLLSLPSPPRVPTAGREHRSPGRPAAPMMTAKAVDKIPVTLGGFVHQLPEGIYPADDISAALPTSVAIFPNADLAGPFDQMSGVAGDGMINVDMGDKRALDLPYGGGFAPNAPASRNQTFTYMGKFSIDPQYPGAGCYPEGIINIVSAGILQGVSTPSSAASSAASSAASSATAASATSPNPLAGALGCTMAQGQPADLEHLYSPPPPPYSGCGDLYPQDSSSAFLPAAGGGALPFPPPLSYPSPKAAAADGGLFTMIPEYGGFFPPPQCQRELHAGPDRKPFPCPLDSLRVPPPLTPLSTIRNFTMGAPPAGAAPGSAPGSGGGESAGARLPAGAYSPHHLPLRPILRPRKYPNRPSKTPVHERPYPCPAEGCDRRFSRSDELTRHIRIHTGHKPFQCRICMRNFSRSDHLTTHIRTHTGEKPFACDFCGRKFARSDERKRHTKIHLRQKERKGAAAAAAAASGCPQPGGGSGTAALAPCAARTRTP